The Dermochelys coriacea isolate rDerCor1 chromosome 7, rDerCor1.pri.v4, whole genome shotgun sequence genome window below encodes:
- the ARPC4 gene encoding actin-related protein 2/3 complex subunit 4 produces MERAAHPGREKPPRLHPPFPLPGSRTDRTEAATMTATLRPYLNAVRATLQAALCLENFSSQVVERHNKPEVEVRSSKELLLQPVIISRNEKEKVLIEGSINSVRVSIAVKQADEIEKILCHKFMRFMMMRAENFFILRRKPVEGYDISFLITNFHTEQMYKHKLVDFVIHFMEEIDKEISEMKLSVNARARIVAEEFLKNF; encoded by the exons ATGGAACGGGCCGCGCATCCCGGAAGAGAGAAGCCGCCGCGGCTGCACCCCCCGTTTCCGCTTCCTGGGAGCCGGACGGACCGGACCGAAGCCGCCACTATG ACTGCCACCCTGCGCCCCTACCTGAACGCGGTGCGCGCCACGCTGCAGGCTGCCCTGTGCCTGGAGAACTTCTCCTCCCAGGTGGTGGAGCGACACAACAAGCCAGAGGTGGAAGTCAG GAGTAGCAAAGAGCTGCTGTTGCAGCCAGTGATCATCAGCAGGAATGAGAAAGAGAAGGTTCTGATCGAGGGGTCCATCAACTCCGTGAGAGTCAGCATTGCAGTGAAACAG GCAGACGAGATTGAGAAGATCCTGTGCCACAAATTCATGCGCTTCATGATGATGAGGGCTGAGAACTTCTTCATCCTGCGCCGGAAACCCGTGGAG GGCTATGACATCAGCTTCCTGATCACAAACTTCCACACGGAGCAGATGTACAAGCACAAGTTAGTGGATTTTGTGATCCACTTCATGGAAGAGATTGACAAGGAGATCAGTGAGATGAAGCTGTCCGTCAACGCTAGGGCTCGCATCGTGGCTGAGGAGTTCCTCAAGAAC TTTTAG